One region of Flavobacterium sp. KACC 22763 genomic DNA includes:
- a CDS encoding SusC/RagA family TonB-linked outer membrane protein, whose amino-acid sequence MKKILQALLLFLAIAGYSQETRTITGIIQDAADSSPIPGASIFVENNSISNKTAMAGIIHSEAIGTTSDFDGKFSLKIAKNVTTLRVTFMGYKSYTLELSAQKDYTIALNSETAKLQEVLITGYQKIEKRKLTSAITKVDMASIQQTGVSSIDQLLIGQVAGVAVTTPSGAPGAAAKIRIRGTASLNGTQDPLWVLDGLPLENNDVPKNYDKENIDLLSNYSIAGLNPDDIKDITILKDAAATAIYGARAANGVIVVTTKKGRSGKMTVSFNTNTFITQRPEFSKLNLMDSNQKVDLELNMASRADLTYRDTGGDVARILNGANELDAYRAGGFSSLSPQTQQSINNLRGINTNWGNLLYQNAINTQHGLSLSGGSERSDYYFSLGYYDEKGTTIGTGLKRYNLTLKNSYDITDKFKVGVGIFGSDTKTTSYVTDTDGFTNPANYSRNVNPYLTPYNEDGSYKYDPDIASYSDIKLPFNFLEERNNTSYDLKTRAIKALLDAEYKITKDLKVSSQLGLQLDNSSSEKFAGKETFYTRKQKEKTSYYSGGVQKYFLPEGGIIQNTNTDFFQYNLKTMVNYSKTLGEKHEIEVMVGNELRRNKNTTILTRGFGYDEKNLTTQQIIFPNSNSVNDAIYKTFIKTEKENAFASFFATAAYTYNRKYSFYGSVRYDGSDLFGVDPKYKYLPLWSTSGSWLVSQENFLKDSKTISNLRLRASYGLQGNIDKNTSPYVVGENKTTTILPGQTEPIIEVTTPPNSKLRWEKTENTNLGFDLGMFNNRISIVTDFYGRKSTDLIGMKALPLENGFEFTNMNWAQVSNKGYEIALATKNIDRPNFKWNTTINFAHNKSNIDRLEIRDNSYLPNQEGHAVNAVFGFKTNGIDENGYPLFVNKKGETVNAQTFFGLFDPYAEFLPGEITQSSLTPAEFRDLFVYLGDKDPKFTGGLTNTFKVRNFDLTIAASFNIKQTVTKTPPYNGTIVDRGQNYTTDILNAWSPTNTSSNLPGITSKNSGTGDSWMAYSWFSGANQINTYNYLDTWVSEMSYMRLSSVRFGYTFPKTFTDYINIQSIRLNLEARNLFVISSDYKGYFDPETYGNIYAQPVPRSFTLGLNVTF is encoded by the coding sequence ATGAAAAAAATTTTACAAGCCTTACTGCTGTTCCTGGCCATCGCAGGATACTCGCAGGAAACCCGAACCATCACGGGGATCATTCAAGATGCAGCAGATTCATCGCCAATTCCTGGCGCATCGATCTTCGTTGAGAATAATTCGATATCAAACAAAACCGCTATGGCAGGTATTATCCATAGTGAAGCAATTGGAACTACCTCAGATTTTGATGGTAAATTCAGCTTGAAAATCGCAAAAAACGTTACTACTTTGAGAGTTACTTTCATGGGATACAAATCGTATACTCTTGAATTATCAGCTCAAAAAGATTATACTATCGCCTTAAATTCTGAAACAGCAAAACTTCAAGAGGTTCTTATAACAGGTTATCAGAAAATTGAAAAAAGAAAGTTGACATCTGCTATTACAAAAGTAGATATGGCTTCTATTCAACAGACTGGTGTATCTAGCATTGACCAATTATTAATTGGACAAGTTGCCGGAGTTGCTGTTACTACTCCATCAGGAGCGCCAGGAGCTGCAGCAAAAATCAGAATTAGAGGTACTGCCTCTTTAAATGGAACACAAGACCCTTTATGGGTTTTAGACGGACTTCCGTTAGAGAACAATGATGTTCCAAAAAATTACGATAAAGAGAATATCGATTTATTAAGCAACTACTCTATTGCTGGTTTAAATCCAGATGACATTAAAGATATTACCATTTTAAAAGATGCTGCGGCTACCGCTATTTACGGCGCACGCGCTGCAAACGGAGTAATCGTTGTTACGACTAAAAAAGGAAGAAGCGGGAAAATGACCGTTAGCTTCAACACCAATACTTTTATTACTCAAAGACCAGAATTTTCAAAATTAAACTTAATGGATTCTAATCAGAAAGTTGATCTTGAACTTAATATGGCGAGCCGTGCAGATTTGACTTATAGAGACACCGGTGGTGATGTTGCTCGTATCCTAAATGGAGCGAATGAATTAGACGCATACAGAGCCGGTGGATTCTCTTCTTTGAGTCCGCAAACACAACAGTCAATCAATAACCTAAGAGGCATCAATACAAATTGGGGCAATTTATTATACCAAAACGCAATCAACACACAACACGGATTAAGTTTGTCTGGAGGTAGCGAAAGATCTGACTACTATTTCTCTTTAGGATACTACGACGAAAAAGGAACAACAATTGGAACAGGTCTTAAACGTTACAATTTAACTTTAAAAAACAGCTACGATATTACTGATAAATTTAAAGTGGGTGTAGGTATTTTTGGTTCAGACACTAAAACGACTTCTTACGTAACAGATACTGATGGTTTTACAAATCCTGCAAACTATTCAAGAAACGTAAATCCGTATCTTACGCCTTACAATGAAGATGGAAGTTATAAATACGATCCAGACATTGCGTCTTATTCTGATATTAAATTGCCTTTTAATTTCTTAGAAGAAAGAAACAATACTTCTTATGATTTAAAAACAAGAGCTATAAAAGCATTGCTTGATGCTGAGTATAAAATCACAAAAGATTTGAAAGTATCAAGCCAATTAGGTTTACAGCTGGATAATTCTTCTAGTGAAAAATTTGCTGGCAAGGAAACTTTTTACACTAGAAAACAAAAAGAAAAAACAAGCTATTATTCTGGAGGAGTTCAAAAGTATTTCCTTCCTGAAGGAGGTATTATTCAAAATACAAACACAGACTTTTTTCAGTACAACTTAAAAACAATGGTGAACTATTCTAAAACTTTAGGAGAGAAACACGAAATTGAAGTAATGGTTGGTAATGAATTAAGAAGAAATAAAAACACTACTATCTTGACAAGAGGTTTTGGTTATGACGAAAAGAATTTGACAACACAACAAATTATTTTCCCTAACTCAAATTCTGTTAATGACGCTATTTACAAAACATTCATAAAAACAGAAAAAGAAAATGCCTTTGCATCATTCTTTGCAACAGCGGCATACACTTACAATAGAAAATATAGCTTCTACGGAAGTGTTCGTTACGATGGTTCTGACTTATTTGGTGTAGACCCAAAATACAAATACTTGCCACTTTGGTCAACATCTGGATCTTGGTTAGTGTCTCAAGAAAACTTCTTAAAAGACAGCAAAACAATTTCTAACTTAAGACTTCGTGCTTCTTACGGTTTACAAGGTAATATTGACAAAAATACTTCTCCTTATGTAGTTGGAGAAAATAAAACTACTACGATTTTACCAGGACAGACAGAACCTATAATTGAGGTAACGACTCCACCAAACAGCAAATTGCGTTGGGAAAAAACAGAAAATACCAACTTAGGTTTTGATCTTGGTATGTTTAACAACCGTATTAGCATTGTAACTGATTTCTACGGAAGAAAAAGTACCGATTTAATTGGTATGAAAGCGCTTCCTTTAGAAAATGGTTTTGAATTTACCAATATGAACTGGGCGCAAGTAAGTAATAAAGGTTATGAAATTGCCTTGGCTACAAAAAACATCGACCGTCCTAATTTTAAATGGAATACTACAATTAATTTTGCTCATAACAAAAGTAACATTGACCGTTTAGAAATAAGAGACAACAGTTATTTGCCAAACCAAGAAGGTCATGCTGTAAACGCTGTTTTTGGATTTAAAACAAACGGAATCGACGAAAACGGTTACCCGTTATTTGTAAACAAAAAAGGAGAAACTGTAAATGCACAGACTTTCTTTGGTCTATTTGACCCTTATGCTGAATTCTTGCCTGGAGAAATTACTCAGTCAAGTTTAACGCCAGCAGAATTTAGAGATCTATTTGTTTACCTAGGAGACAAAGATCCTAAATTTACAGGAGGTCTTACAAACACATTTAAGGTTCGTAATTTTGATCTTACGATTGCAGCGTCATTCAATATCAAACAAACGGTTACCAAAACACCTCCTTATAACGGAACAATAGTAGACAGAGGACAGAATTATACAACTGATATTTTAAACGCTTGGTCACCAACCAACACTTCATCTAATTTACCAGGTATTACAAGTAAAAATTCTGGTACGGGAGATTCATGGATGGCGTACAGCTGGTTTTCTGGTGCAAATCAAATCAATACTTATAACTACTTAGATACTTGGGTTAGCGAAATGAGTTATATGAGATTGAGCAGTGTTCGTTTTGGTTATACATTCCCAAAAACATTCACAGATTACATCAATATTCAAAGTATTCGTTTAAATCTTGAAGCAAGAAACTTATTTGTGATAAGCTCAGATTACAAAGGTTATTTTGATCCTGAAACTTACGGAAACATTTATGCGCAGCCAGTTCCTAGATCATTTACTTTAGGACTTAATGTTACTTTCTAA
- a CDS encoding RagB/SusD family nutrient uptake outer membrane protein has protein sequence MKKFSKYITLFVAAIALSSCDDYLDITPVGKVIPESLEEFRAVLTKGYASYPEHKSLSTVRTDELLMNEDNSEVSIYKDIYLWKDANPDKSTLEFHYQDLYNVIFYTNVVINEASKKVKASEEKDQLLGEAYALRAMANFDLVNLFGKPYNASTAATDKGIPLALEIDLEQVFVPHSVEAVYNQIISDTKEAEKLININKQATGLNYRFSKVALFSLESRVYLYQQQWQKSLDAANKALEINNTLIDLKATPVLATKFDGKESILALEDGYIVGIQRASFASPDLIAAYNKTTDLRFPLYFSASGSRFKILKGGNDNQKSSFRTSELYLTKAETLLKLDNINDAKATVLNFIKNRYSATGYTQLEGEVNAMNAADLTNFIYEERHREFAVEGHRWFDLRRTTQKQIVHKFLSTESTLIQNDPRYTIIYPANARLNNPNL, from the coding sequence ATGAAAAAATTCTCAAAATATATAACACTATTCGTTGCTGCTATTGCTCTTAGCAGCTGCGATGACTATCTGGACATTACTCCAGTAGGAAAAGTAATTCCAGAATCGCTAGAAGAATTTCGTGCAGTTCTAACCAAAGGATATGCTTCATATCCAGAGCACAAATCGTTGTCTACAGTTCGTACAGACGAATTGTTAATGAACGAAGACAACAGTGAAGTTTCTATTTATAAAGATATCTATTTATGGAAAGATGCAAATCCTGATAAAAGTACATTAGAATTTCACTATCAAGATTTATACAATGTCATTTTTTACACTAATGTTGTTATCAATGAAGCATCAAAAAAAGTAAAAGCATCTGAGGAAAAAGATCAACTATTAGGCGAAGCTTATGCTTTGAGAGCAATGGCAAACTTTGATTTGGTTAACCTTTTCGGAAAACCTTACAACGCTTCAACTGCAGCTACAGACAAAGGAATTCCGTTAGCTTTAGAAATTGACTTAGAACAAGTTTTTGTACCGCACAGTGTAGAAGCTGTTTACAATCAAATTATTTCTGACACTAAAGAAGCAGAGAAATTAATTAACATAAATAAACAGGCAACAGGATTAAACTATCGTTTCTCAAAAGTGGCTTTATTTAGTTTAGAAAGCCGTGTGTATTTGTATCAGCAGCAATGGCAAAAATCATTAGATGCTGCCAACAAAGCTTTAGAAATCAACAATACTTTAATTGATTTAAAAGCAACTCCTGTTCTGGCTACAAAATTTGACGGAAAAGAATCGATTTTAGCCCTTGAAGATGGATATATCGTCGGTATTCAAAGAGCTTCATTTGCTTCTCCAGATTTAATTGCAGCGTATAACAAAACAACAGATTTACGTTTCCCGCTTTATTTTTCAGCTAGCGGAAGCCGTTTCAAAATCCTAAAAGGAGGAAATGACAATCAAAAGTCATCTTTCAGAACTTCCGAATTGTATTTAACAAAAGCTGAAACCTTGCTGAAACTGGACAATATTAATGATGCTAAAGCAACAGTTTTAAATTTCATTAAAAACAGATATTCAGCTACTGGATACACACAGTTAGAAGGCGAAGTTAATGCGATGAATGCAGCAGATTTGACGAACTTTATTTACGAAGAAAGACATAGAGAATTTGCAGTTGAAGGTCACCGTTGGTTTGATTTAAGAAGAACAACTCAAAAACAAATCGTACATAAATTCTTGAGCACCGAAAGCACTTTAATACAAAATGATCCGCGTTATACCATTATTTATCCAGCAAACGCGAGATTGAATAATCCCAATCTATAA
- a CDS encoding LytR/AlgR family response regulator transcription factor: protein MKIAIVEDEHLASSYLKSILEQQDVLSIAAISVLKSVKEAVAFFSENKVDLAFMDIHLGDGKSLEIFEKADISCPVIFVTAYDSYAISVFKHFTIDYLLKPFEEEELLEALQKFKKIKDSFNSNSTLQSLVAIENPESNKIQRHFLVNHGYKMISINENEITYFAATGKHLFIHIKSGNSYLYNSTLTEIINSLDPFRFFKINRKYIVSRDSIKEVIKHSNQKVELVLTVPAAESDAIFISKKEINNFKNWLDQ from the coding sequence ATGAAAATTGCTATTGTCGAAGACGAACATCTTGCTTCCAGCTATCTAAAATCTATTTTAGAGCAGCAGGACGTTTTATCGATTGCAGCAATCAGCGTTTTAAAATCGGTAAAAGAAGCTGTCGCATTTTTTAGCGAAAACAAAGTAGACCTCGCTTTTATGGACATTCATTTGGGTGACGGAAAAAGTCTTGAAATCTTCGAAAAAGCAGATATCTCCTGCCCTGTTATTTTTGTAACCGCTTACGATTCTTATGCTATTTCGGTTTTCAAACATTTTACAATAGATTATCTTTTAAAACCATTTGAAGAAGAAGAATTATTGGAAGCCCTTCAGAAATTCAAAAAAATAAAAGACAGTTTTAACAGCAATTCCACGCTTCAATCTTTAGTTGCAATAGAAAACCCCGAAAGCAATAAAATACAGCGCCATTTCTTAGTAAATCACGGCTATAAAATGATTTCTATTAATGAAAACGAAATCACCTATTTTGCTGCGACTGGAAAGCATCTTTTTATTCACATAAAATCTGGAAACAGTTATTTGTACAACAGTACTTTGACAGAAATTATAAACAGTCTTGATCCATTTCGTTTTTTCAAAATAAACCGAAAATATATCGTTAGCCGAGACAGCATTAAAGAAGTTATAAAACATTCTAATCAGAAAGTTGAATTGGTCTTGACGGTTCCTGCAGCTGAATCTGATGCTATTTTCATCAGTAAAAAGGAAATCAACAACTTCAAAAACTGGCTAGATCAATAA
- a CDS encoding NUMOD4 domain-containing protein, with amino-acid sequence MPQNRFYPDEKFKEIEINASLQLKYAISNRGRLISFTDDIENGRILKGGLSDGYPTFRFKVKKDDKIVNKYLFLYKLVAQYFIPKESEEQTYVLHLDYNRANDDERNLRWATKQEMMAHSRKSPRVIQAKKNLIEHNLKADGRKLTTTKVMLIKKILARPEQKTRLKMIAKQFGVSEMQIRRIASGENWGHVKI; translated from the coding sequence ATGCCACAAAATAGATTTTATCCTGATGAAAAATTCAAAGAAATAGAAATAAATGCCTCATTACAACTTAAATACGCCATTTCAAACAGAGGAAGATTAATAAGTTTTACCGACGATATTGAAAATGGCCGAATCTTAAAAGGCGGTTTAAGCGACGGATATCCTACTTTCCGTTTTAAGGTAAAAAAAGACGATAAAATCGTTAATAAATACCTTTTCTTATACAAACTAGTTGCCCAATATTTCATTCCGAAAGAATCGGAAGAGCAAACATATGTTCTGCATTTAGATTACAACAGGGCTAATGATGATGAACGCAATCTTCGCTGGGCAACCAAACAGGAAATGATGGCGCACAGCCGTAAAAGTCCGCGCGTTATTCAGGCAAAAAAGAACTTAATTGAACACAATCTAAAAGCCGACGGACGAAAATTAACCACCACAAAAGTGATGTTAATCAAAAAAATCCTAGCAAGACCTGAACAAAAAACTCGTCTTAAAATGATTGCAAAACAATTTGGCGTTAGCGAAATGCAAATTAGAAGAATTGCCAGCGGAGAAAACTGGGGACACGTTAAGATTTAA
- the lpdA gene encoding dihydrolipoyl dehydrogenase — protein sequence MKYDVIVLGSGPGGYVTAIRASQLGFKTAVVEKENLGGVCLNWGCIPTKALLKSAQVFDYLKHASDYGLKVSEFDKDFPAVIQRSRGVAEGMSKGVQFLMKKNKIDVIEGFGKLKPGKKLDVTDKDNKVTEYSADHIIIATGARSRELPNLPQDGIKVIGYRQAMTLPTQPKSMIIVGSGAIGVEFAHFYNSMGTDVTIVEFMPNVVPVEDEDISKQFERSLKKSGIKVMTNSSVERIDTTGAGVKAFVKTAKGEEVLEADIVLSAVGIKTNIENIGLEEVGIAVDRDKILVNAYNETNIPGYYAIGDVTPGQALAHVASAEGINCVEKIKGLHVDPIDYGNVPGCTYATPEIASVGLTEKQAKEKGYELKIGKFPFSASGKAKAAGNADGFVKVIFDAKYGEWLGCHMIGAGVTDMIAEAVVARKLETTGHEILKSIHPHPTMSEAVMEAVADAYGEVIHL from the coding sequence ATGAAATACGACGTTATTGTTTTAGGAAGTGGTCCTGGAGGATATGTAACAGCGATTAGAGCTTCACAATTAGGCTTTAAAACTGCTGTAGTAGAAAAAGAAAATCTAGGTGGAGTTTGCCTTAACTGGGGATGTATCCCAACAAAAGCGCTTTTAAAATCTGCTCAGGTTTTTGATTACCTTAAACACGCTTCTGACTACGGATTGAAAGTTTCTGAATTTGATAAAGATTTCCCTGCAGTTATTCAACGCAGCCGTGGTGTTGCTGAAGGAATGAGCAAAGGTGTTCAATTCTTAATGAAAAAAAACAAAATTGACGTTATTGAAGGTTTTGGAAAACTAAAACCAGGAAAAAAACTTGACGTTACTGATAAAGACAATAAAGTTACAGAATATAGCGCTGACCACATTATCATCGCAACTGGAGCTCGTTCTCGCGAGTTGCCAAACTTACCTCAAGATGGTATAAAAGTAATTGGATACCGTCAAGCAATGACATTGCCAACGCAACCAAAATCTATGATCATTGTTGGTTCTGGAGCAATCGGAGTTGAGTTCGCTCACTTCTACAACTCAATGGGAACAGATGTTACTATCGTAGAATTTATGCCAAACGTTGTTCCTGTAGAAGACGAAGATATCTCAAAACAATTTGAGCGTTCTTTGAAAAAATCAGGAATTAAAGTAATGACTAACTCTTCTGTTGAGCGTATTGACACTACAGGAGCTGGAGTTAAAGCTTTCGTTAAAACTGCAAAAGGAGAAGAAGTTCTAGAAGCTGACATCGTACTTTCTGCGGTTGGAATCAAAACAAACATTGAAAACATCGGATTAGAAGAAGTTGGAATCGCTGTTGACAGAGATAAAATCTTAGTAAACGCTTACAACGAAACTAACATTCCAGGATACTACGCAATTGGAGACGTTACTCCTGGTCAAGCTTTAGCTCACGTTGCTTCTGCTGAAGGAATCAACTGTGTTGAGAAAATTAAAGGTTTACACGTAGACCCAATCGATTACGGAAATGTTCCTGGTTGTACTTATGCAACTCCAGAAATCGCTTCTGTTGGTTTAACAGAAAAACAAGCTAAAGAAAAAGGTTACGAATTAAAAATTGGTAAATTTCCATTCTCAGCTTCTGGAAAAGCAAAAGCTGCTGGAAATGCTGACGGATTCGTAAAAGTAATTTTCGATGCTAAATACGGAGAATGGTTAGGATGCCACATGATTGGTGCTGGTGTTACAGATATGATTGCTGAAGCAGTTGTAGCTCGTAAACTAGAAACTACAGGTCACGAAATCCTTAAATCTATCCACCCTCACCCAACAATGAGCGAGGCTGTTATGGAAGCTGTAGCTGATGCTTACGGCGAAGTAATTCACTTGTAA
- a CDS encoding DUF2314 domain-containing protein — MEETKIFYADGENPKMIEAYKKAQETFKYFWRELSWEYRRIVPGLDVACVKLAFTQEIDGETIVEHMWINDVNFDGENIYGILVNDPDELTNVANGDEIAIPINQISDWLFAINGQTYGAFTIQAMRSEMSEDERESHDEAWGLDFGDFNDILIVNEQKEKPENLIEHPMSKNMRESLIEFVTNNPEEVSNQDELGYTFLHREAIAGNQTSVEVLLKSGADKHAKTATGKTALDFAKELKWDHLLPLLQ, encoded by the coding sequence ATGGAAGAAACAAAAATATTCTACGCCGACGGAGAAAATCCAAAAATGATTGAGGCTTACAAAAAAGCTCAAGAAACCTTTAAATATTTCTGGAGAGAATTATCTTGGGAATACAGACGAATAGTTCCAGGATTGGATGTTGCTTGCGTAAAACTGGCTTTTACTCAAGAAATAGACGGAGAAACCATCGTAGAACATATGTGGATTAACGATGTGAATTTCGATGGCGAAAACATATATGGCATATTGGTAAATGATCCTGATGAATTAACTAACGTCGCTAATGGAGACGAAATTGCAATTCCGATAAATCAAATCAGCGATTGGTTATTTGCCATCAATGGACAAACTTATGGCGCATTTACAATTCAAGCCATGCGTTCTGAAATGAGCGAGGACGAAAGGGAATCTCATGACGAGGCTTGGGGACTAGATTTTGGCGATTTTAACGACATTTTGATCGTAAACGAACAAAAAGAAAAACCCGAAAATCTAATTGAACACCCAATGAGCAAAAACATGAGGGAAAGCCTTATTGAGTTCGTTACCAATAATCCGGAAGAAGTATCCAACCAAGATGAATTAGGCTATACTTTTCTGCATCGCGAAGCCATTGCAGGAAATCAGACTTCTGTTGAAGTTTTACTGAAATCTGGAGCCGATAAACATGCTAAAACCGCAACTGGCAAAACTGCTTTGGATTTTGCCAAAGAATTAAAGTGGGATCATTTACTGCCTTTATTACAATAG
- a CDS encoding TPM domain-containing protein codes for MKKLFFTLVLLTSVLLSAQTKNDTDFASQLKSSFSGSTDCVNDFEKILTPVELKSLNTTLNGFEKKYLYKIVVITTPSYSPFKSLEEYTLELDKFLSKDPRLDPTLLIIVSKTLRQIQVISVDFIRYKLSTEDTQNIIATYSVPELKKGNYYKALELASNEFMKKLQP; via the coding sequence ATGAAAAAATTATTCTTTACGCTAGTACTGTTAACCTCAGTTCTTTTATCTGCCCAAACAAAAAACGACACCGATTTTGCTTCTCAACTAAAAAGCTCTTTTTCAGGATCAACAGACTGTGTCAACGACTTCGAAAAAATATTAACACCAGTCGAGCTTAAATCTTTGAATACCACATTAAACGGTTTCGAAAAAAAATACCTTTATAAAATTGTTGTCATCACAACTCCTTCTTATTCTCCATTTAAGTCATTGGAAGAATATACATTGGAACTCGATAAATTTCTATCAAAAGACCCGCGATTAGACCCTACTCTTTTAATAATCGTAAGTAAAACATTAAGACAAATTCAGGTTATAAGTGTCGATTTTATACGATACAAATTAAGTACTGAAGACACACAAAACATAATTGCCACTTATTCTGTTCCTGAACTTAAAAAAGGAAACTATTATAAAGCATTAGAACTGGCTTCAAATGAATTCATGAAAAAGTTACAGCCATAA
- a CDS encoding GNAT family N-acetyltransferase — translation MVIVEEAKNINLPRLRIIFLNERQRTFTEQDTSEFKLEDFDKQTKGEYILTALIDDIPVGFISIWMPNNFIHHLYVENAYQGKNIGTQLLKATIQKTAFPITLKCLVSNTKAIEFYLKKGFKEKSRGQSSNGTYILFELTKDIN, via the coding sequence ATGGTAATTGTAGAAGAAGCGAAAAACATCAACTTACCACGTTTAAGAATCATCTTCTTAAACGAAAGACAGCGAACATTTACAGAGCAAGACACATCAGAATTCAAACTTGAAGATTTTGACAAACAGACAAAAGGAGAATATATTCTAACTGCACTCATAGATGATATTCCCGTCGGATTTATTTCGATTTGGATGCCTAATAACTTTATCCATCATCTTTATGTTGAGAATGCATATCAAGGAAAAAACATTGGCACCCAATTATTAAAAGCCACCATACAGAAAACAGCATTTCCAATTACCCTAAAATGCCTTGTAAGCAATACCAAAGCAATTGAATTCTACTTAAAAAAAGGATTCAAAGAAAAATCGAGAGGCCAGTCAAGCAACGGAACTTATATTTTATTTGAGCTGACAAAAGATATAAATTAA
- a CDS encoding DUF1801 domain-containing protein, translating into MNQIQDYNDSQTAENKEICNLLYDIINKNLTEAENKIWHAHPVWFLDGNPIVGYSKLKDSVRLLFWSGQSFEEEKLQNEGSFKAAEKRYTNIDQINEEDLKRWLKKSREIQWDYKNIVKRKGQLLRLK; encoded by the coding sequence ATGAATCAGATTCAGGATTACAACGATTCTCAGACAGCAGAAAATAAAGAAATCTGCAATCTTCTTTATGACATTATAAATAAAAACTTAACTGAAGCCGAAAACAAAATCTGGCACGCTCATCCTGTTTGGTTTTTAGACGGAAATCCGATTGTAGGTTACAGCAAATTAAAAGATTCAGTAAGATTGCTCTTCTGGAGCGGACAATCTTTTGAGGAAGAAAAACTTCAAAACGAAGGCTCATTTAAAGCTGCTGAAAAGCGTTATACAAACATCGATCAGATAAATGAAGAAGATTTAAAACGCTGGCTCAAGAAAAGCAGAGAAATTCAGTGGGATTACAAAAACATTGTCAAACGAAAAGGCCAATTACTTCGGTTAAAATAA
- a CDS encoding YdeI/OmpD-associated family protein, with translation METKDGKLAVYAPTRQDWRNWLEENSQAEKSVWLILYHKKSKIQSVNLVEATEEALCFGWIDSLCKKRDGESYYLTFSHRNPKTSKWSKPNIERAERMIQQNLMTEHGQKLIDIAKEKGKWITNEP, from the coding sequence ATGGAAACTAAAGACGGAAAATTAGCTGTTTATGCTCCAACAAGACAAGATTGGCGCAACTGGCTTGAGGAAAACAGCCAGGCAGAAAAATCGGTTTGGCTGATTTTGTATCATAAAAAAAGTAAAATACAGAGTGTAAATTTAGTCGAAGCAACCGAAGAAGCACTTTGTTTTGGCTGGATTGACAGTCTCTGCAAAAAACGTGACGGAGAAAGCTATTACCTTACCTTCTCTCACCGAAATCCCAAAACCAGCAAATGGAGCAAACCTAATATCGAAAGAGCCGAGCGCATGATTCAGCAGAATTTAATGACTGAACATGGCCAGAAATTAATCGATATTGCGAAAGAAAAAGGGAAATGGATAACTAATGAACCATAA
- a CDS encoding DUF4919 domain-containing protein, with product MLKHYFVALFFCIGIQLNAQDLGFTKPDYKAIEKEISDKNSKFFYPKLMERLIKNDTLLSHDEYRHLYLGYFFQPKYNAFWTSPNDEKLRTYYAKEKLETSDYDEIIKLANNSLNDFPFDLRQLNYLAYIYHLKGDETAAKIASFKFHSIMNVILSSGDGKKCETGFHVLMVDHEYILLSLFEIESKGQSLVENCDYLSFEKGVYNVDGIYFNIEKMLENEKKVLR from the coding sequence ATGCTAAAACATTATTTTGTTGCCTTATTTTTTTGTATCGGAATCCAATTAAACGCTCAAGATCTCGGTTTTACAAAACCTGATTATAAAGCAATCGAAAAAGAAATCAGTGATAAGAATTCCAAATTCTTTTATCCGAAATTAATGGAAAGGCTGATTAAAAATGATACTCTTTTATCACATGATGAATATCGCCACTTATATTTAGGTTACTTTTTTCAACCCAAATACAATGCTTTTTGGACTTCTCCCAACGACGAAAAACTCCGCACTTATTACGCTAAAGAAAAACTCGAAACTTCAGATTATGACGAAATTATAAAACTAGCCAATAATTCCTTAAACGATTTTCCATTTGACTTAAGACAGCTCAACTATCTAGCTTACATTTATCATTTAAAAGGTGACGAAACTGCAGCAAAAATTGCTTCCTTTAAATTTCACAGTATTATGAATGTAATTCTTTCTTCTGGAGATGGCAAAAAATGCGAAACTGGTTTTCATGTCCTAATGGTAGACCACGAATACATATTGCTCAGCCTTTTTGAAATTGAATCGAAAGGACAATCATTGGTTGAAAACTGCGATTACCTAAGTTTCGAAAAAGGTGTTTACAATGTAGATGGCATTTATTTTAATATCGAAAAAATGCTCGAAAACGAAAAGAAAGTCCTCCGATAA